A single genomic interval of Electrophorus electricus isolate fEleEle1 chromosome 2, fEleEle1.pri, whole genome shotgun sequence harbors:
- the nxph2a gene encoding neurexophilin-2 has product MRKLPTVLLFLFFHTVTCRRLQIPELEFVEWGESANKDAAHPRGDSPRIPKPLRIFSQGARRLKGGVREMTYLENMEDSWDWLSNHTDVLQTQSRTKRRPIVKTGKFKKMFGWGDFNSNIKTVKLNLLITGKIVDHGNGTFSVYFRHNSTGLGNVSVSLVPPSKVVEFEITQQSTLETKDTKAFNCRIEYEKTDRNKKTAVCSFDPTKTCYQEHTQSHVSWLCSKPFKVICIYIAFYSVDYKLVQKICPDYNYHSDTPYSSTG; this is encoded by the coding sequence GTCACATGCAGGCGTTTGCAGATTCCCGAGTTGGAGTTTGTGGAGTGGGGGGAAAGTGCTAACAAGGACGCTGCACATCCCCGAGGGGACAGCCCACGCATCCCCAAGCCCCTGCGCATCTTCTCCCAGGGCGCCCGTCGGCTCAAGGGCGGCGTGAGGGAGATGACATATTTGGAAAACATGGAGGACTCGTGGGACTGGTTATCTAACCACACAGATGTGCTGCAGACGCAGAGCAGGACTAAACGTAGACCGATTGTGAAGACGGGCAAgttcaaaaaaatgtttggcTGGGGCGACTTCAACTCCAACATTAAGACCGTGAAACTGAACCTCCTTATTACGGGCAAGATCGTGGACCACGGAAATGGAACATTCAGTGTTTACTTCCGCCACAACTCCACAGGTCTGGGGAACGTCTCTGTGAGCCTGGTGCCGCCGTCCAAGGTGGTGGAGTTCGAGATCACCCAGCAGAGCACGCTGGAGACCAAGGACACTAAAGCCTTCAACTGTCGCATCGAGTACGAGAAAACAGACCGAAACAAGAAGACGGCGGTGTGCAGCTTTGACCCCACAAAGACGTGTTACCAGGAACATACACAGAGCCACGTGTCATGGCTGTGCTCGAAACCCTTCAAAGTCATCTGCATCTACATCGCGTTCTACAGCGTCGACTACAAACTGGTGCAGAAAATCTGCCCAGATTACAACTACCACAGTGACACGCCCTACTCGTCCACAGGGTGA